In Aspergillus fumigatus Af293 chromosome 2, whole genome shotgun sequence, a genomic segment contains:
- a CDS encoding fatty acid desaturase codes for MAQTQEAARTPGFRARKDAILSRRYIEGQIADGKHIIIFDDRVLKVDAWIKFHPGGDKSIKHMVGRDATDEINALHSSEARQRMLSFQIGRIQGPWLNFLPPIQGGKFRPYPGETCSSDEDSTDQDISQPPSPVFDAADAGDKAPRVRRRRKSATISDTSVSTTPTEGFEPKPFFLDARTQEEIIFDVAKYPSLDTANQEEIKRKYRELNERIRAEGLYNCNYFSYFIECCRYTLLATLSYTFLRLGWYGISAFLLGCFWHQLVFTAHDAGHMGITHYFHVDSVIGIIIADYLGGLSLGWWKRNHNVHHIVTNAPEHDPDIEHMPFFAISHRFLTSLRSTYYDRIMHFDAMANFMLRYQNYLYYPILLFGRFNLYRLSWEYLFCGQAPKKGPAWWHRWFEIGGQVFFWYWFGYGVLYRSIPNWSSRIAYILVSHMVTAPLHVQITLSHFAMSTADLGAQESFPQKMLRTTMDVDCPTWLDFFHGGLQFQAIHHLYPRIPRHNLRRTQKLVIDFCRDTGIPYAVFTFYDGNKKVIGKLGDVAKQVRILEECRKSCAEQGVFSDHHH; via the exons ATGGCCCAGACACAGGAAGCAGCCCGTACGCCAGGCTTTAGGGCGCGAAAGGACGCAATCTTGTCACGGCGGTACATTGAGGGTCAAATCGCTGATGGCAAACATATCATCATTTTCGATGATCGAGTGCTCAAGGTCGATGCGTGGATCAAATTTCACCCGGGAGGAGACAAGTCTATTAAACACATGGTTGGCCGGGATGCGACGGATGAAATCAATGC GCTGCATTCATCAGAGGCACGCCAGCGAATGTTGTCTTTCCAGATCGGTCGCATCCAGGGACCGTGGTTGAACTTTCTCCCTCCCATCCAGGGCGGGAAGTTCCGGCCATATCCAGGCGAGACATGTTCAAGCGACGAGGACAGCACAGATCAGGATATCTCACAGCCCCCTTCTCCAGTTTTTGATGCAGCAGACGCAGGAGACAAAGCACCAAGAGTCCGCCGCCGAAGGAAATCAGCAACAATTTCGGATACATCAGTCTCAACCACCCCCACAGAAGGGTTCGAGCCGAAacccttcttccttgatgcCCGAACTCAAGAAGAGATCATCTTTGATGTCGCCAAGTACCCGTCCCTCGACACGGCGAACCAGGAAGAAATCAAGCGGAAATACCGCGAACTGAATGAGCGGATCCGCGCGGAAGGTCTTTACAATTGCAACTATTTCTCGTACTTTATTGAATGCTGTCGCTACACTCTTCTCGCTACCCTGTCATATACCTTTCTTCGCCTAGGGTGGTATGGGATATCGGCCTTCCTTCTAGGGTGCTTCTGGCATCAGCTCGTTTTCACAGCCCATGATGCTGGCCATATGGGCATCACTCACTATTTTCATGTCGACTCAGTcattggcatcatcattgcGGATTATTTAGGCGGCCTGAGCCTGGGCTGGTGGAAACGAAATCACAATGTCCACCATATTGTCACCAATGCTCCAGAGCATGACCCCGACATTGAGCACATGCCTTTCTTTGCCATATCACATCGCTTCTTGACGAGTCTTCGAAGCACCTACTATGACCGTATCATGCATTTTGACGCTATGGCGAATTTCATGTTGCGGTATCAGAATTACCTCTACTATCCCATCCTCTTGTTTGGTCGGTTCAATCTCTACCGACTAAGCTGGGAATACCTGTTTTGCGGCCAAGCCCCAAAGAAAGGTCCTGCCTGGTGGCATCGCTGGTTCGAGATCGGAGGACAGGTATTCTTCTGGTATTGGTTCGGCTACGGTGTGCTATACCGCTCTATCCCAAACTGGAGCAGCCGCATAGCCTACATCCTGGTTTCTCACATGGTCACTGCTCCTCTGCATGTGCAGATCACGCTGTCCCATTTCGCCATGTCAACTGCCGACTTGGGTGCGCAAGAATCATTTCCTCAAAAGATGCTGCGCACCACCATGGATGTCGACTGCCCTACATGGCTCGACTTCTTCCATGGTGGACTGCAGTTCCAAGCTATCCACCACCTCTACCCTCGCATTCCCCGTCACAACCTGCGTCGTACCCAGAAACTCGTGATCGACTTCTGTCGCGATACTGGCATACCCTACGCCGTTTTCACCTTTTATGACGGCAACAAGAAAGTAATTGGCAAACTTGGGGATGTCGCGAAGCAAGTCCGTATCCTGGAAGAATGTCGGAAGTCGTGCGCCGAGCAGGGCGTTTTttcagatcatcatcactga
- a CDS encoding phosphoribomutase PRM15 — protein MKVQSGNLGIGLRRSGAGSGDSGLLKHAQSGDKTSPTEAHETCSIALAIIIPPMIHPFHSSSKATISHRPITLSFLSIRSVYSVHIHHRMIHHEPLSLLVQKWLEWDRNPETRAEIEQLQKAGATAELELRLRQRIQFGTAGLRGRMAAGFSCMNSLTVIQASQGLAKYIRDKHSDIAPNGVVIGHDARHNSAKFAALAANAFIAMGIPVWYYSKPTLTPSVPFGVTHVRAAAGVMITASHVTKCSAHASLIQMDDADWWTRYFKNGAQINTPMDVEIAQSIDNNLEPWPNAWDSLEATAYLHAEALQTILPRYTEAVWNYAKSTVPSWSSPRPFMYTPLHGVGGLIFPELCRSVGITDFAAVTEQVEPNPDFPTVAFPNPEENGSLDLAMQSADKEGKTLIIANDPDADRFAAAEKVDGSWFTFTGNHLGVLLASHLFDSLEGRNDKSRIAVLNSAVSTGMLEKMARSKGFHFEETLTGFKWMGNIARRLEESGYHVPFAFEEALGYMFPDVCHDKDGVTAAMVFLAAEARWRSQGLTPYSKLQQLFKDFGYFETLNNYFRSPSPEITKSLFGAIRNGPYRTQKSLGSFKILRWRDMTEGYDSGAEDQKPALPIDKSSQMLTIWLDRDVRFTIRGSGTEPKVKVYIESCSASHAQAVDAVCDTFRTVLKEWIRPFAPSMSYSKNLPTSSGHILNID, from the exons ATGAAGGTCCAGTCTGGAAACCTCGGAATCGGCCTGCGTCGCTCTGGGGCGGGAAGCGGTGACTCTGGATTGCTCAAACACGCACAAAGCGGGGACAAGACAAGCCCAACAGAAGCACATGAAACGTGCTCCATCGCACTGGCGATCATCATCCCACCCATGATCCATCCATTCCATTCCAGTTCAAAAGCCACAATCAGCCATCGGCCTATCACACTGTCTTTTCTATCCATCCGATCTGTCTACTCCGTCCATATTCACCATCGTATGATCCACCAT GAGCCTCTTTCTTTACTGGTTCAGAAATGGCTTGAGTGGGACCGA AATCCCGAGACGCGGGCTGAAATTGAGCAGCTACAGAAGGCTGGAGCGACTGCAGAGCTCGAGCTGCGTCTTCGGCAGC GCATTCAATTCGGAACAGCCGGCCTTCGTGGTCGGATGGCGGCAGGGTTCTCCTGCATGAACTCCCTAACCGTCATTCAGGCATCGCAAGGGTTGGCCAAATACATTCGAGACAAACACTCCGACATTGCGCCGAATGGTGTGGTCATTGGCCATGACGCTCGGCACAACTCTGCTAAATTTGCTGCTCTGGCAGCCAATGCCTTTATTGCGATGGGAATACCGGTCTGGTATTATTCAAAACCCACGTTGACACCATCAGTACCATTTGGTGTGACGCATGTGCGAGCTGCGGCTGGCGTCATGATAACTGCAAGCCAT GTTACAAAGTGTTCGGCTCACGCTTCCTTGATTCAAATGGACGATGCTGACTGGTGGACTAGGTATTTCAAGAACGGCGCTCAGATCAACACGCCCATGGATGTTGAGATAGCGCAATCCATTGACAACAACCTAGAACCGTGGCCAAATGCTTGGGACAGCCTAGAAGCCACGGCGTATCTCCATGCTGAAGCTCTTCAGACGATTCTGCCTCGGTATACCGAGGCGGTTTGGAACTATGCG AAATCCACCGTCCCTAGCTGGTCAAGCCCGCGTCCATTCATGTATACTCCTTTGCATGGGGTCGGAGGTTTGATCTTTCCCGAGCTATGCCGCTCGGTTGGGATAACCGACTTCGCTGCTGTAACAGAGCAAGTGGAACCGAACCCTGATTTCCCAACAGTCGCATTCCCAAACCCGGAGGAGAATGGATCCCTGGACTTGGCCATGCAATCAGCTGATAAAGAGGGCAAAACGCTCATTATTGCTAATGACCCTGATGCAGATCGGTTCGCTGCTGCCGAGAAAGTTGA CGGTTCTTGGTTCACCTTCACGGGGAACCACCTTGGCGTTCTACTGGCGTCGCATTTGTTTGATTCGCTTGAAGGCCGAAATGACAAATCACGCATAGCTGTGTTGAACTCCGCGGTCTCCACAGGCATGCTTGAGAAGATGGCAAGGTCAAAGGGCTTCCACTTTGAGGAAACATTGACTGGATTCAAGTGGATGGGAAACATTGCCCGGAGACTAGAAGAGTCAGGGTACCATGTACCTTTTGCTTTCGAGGAAGCCCTGGGATATATGTTCCCAGATGTGTGCCACGACAAGGACGGTGTGACTGCTGCTATGGTTTTCCTAGCAGCGGAAGCTCGATGGAGATCTCAGGGCCTCACCCCATATTCGAAACTACAGCAGCTGTTCAAGGATTTTGGGTACTTTGAAACACTCAATAACTACTTCCGATCACCTAGCCCGGAAATCACAAAAAGCCTGTTCGGAGCCATCAGGAACGGGCCTTACCGAACACAAAAATCCCTTGGTTCATTCAAGATCTTGAGATGGAGAGACATGACAGAGGGCTATGATTCGGGTGCTGAGGATCAGAAACCAGCATTGCCAATTGATAAAAGTAGTCAGATGTTGACCATATGGCTGGACCGAGATGTTCGGTTCACCATCCGTGGCTCTGGCACAGAACCAAAAGTCAAGG TCTACATCGAAAGCTGCAGTGCTTCTCATGCGCAGGCTGTGGATGCTGTCTGTGACACCTTTCGAACAGTTTTGAAAGAGTGGATCCGGCCCTTTGCTCCTTCGATGAGCTACAGCAAGAATCTCCCGACGTCGTCTGGTCATATTCTCAACATTGATTGA
- a CDS encoding FG-nucleoporin nup42, with translation MVVCTFFQQGRCKFGERCKFEHPGQQTVGSSNRFGALAPGGGFGGRSAPQAQQPVNYGITAEDIKADLTAGKGLPEWIFSAYGPGRNAPRQLFGGPQREQSFEELRLRHYEAAAAGNIEVAVQEAQALYAESIKQMEAALNDVNGAVKFILDGINEHPNRIDITEGKAGPASGQGPSPFGQPAAVAQTSAFGQPSALGGAGAPAFGKPAGFGQPSAFGQPSTLGQTPGFGQPSALGQSTPFGKPSALGQPAFGKPAFGQPSFGQPAFGQPSAPGTGTGPFGQPSTTSPFGQISSQNQGQGGGFAQAAGATTTSPFAQAAGGQQPAAPTGFGQTSTTTQTSATPFGRPVQAPSPFGQPQAPTAPFGQPAAAPSPFGAAAQQATPSPFNQPTGGFGQAAQAAPTTSASKPITDNGPPPTIKIDDPNELNPIPPLSGQTVKDPMTQRLSMWKGQPVKYIDNVPCYLHPQDRQTYVRIFFPDGPPDQASLRDAHGKPEEYTPEVTEQYEFFLKNGYFKDGVIPSVPPKSEWVSFDF, from the exons ATGGTTGTCTGTACTTTCTTTCAGCAAGGCAGATGTAAATTTGGAG AGCGATGCAAATTTGAACATCCTGGCCAGCAGACAGTAGGGTCTAGCAATCGTTTTGGAGCCCTCGCTCCTGGAGGAGGCTTCGGAG GTCGTTCTGCGCCTCAAGCTCAGCAACCCGTCAA CTATGGTATTACTGCAGAAGATATCAAAGCCGACTTGACTGCTGGTAAAGGGCTGCCAGAATGGATATTCTCTGCTTATGGACCCGGCCGAAACGCTCCAAGGCAACTGTTCGGTGGCCCTCAGCGAGAGCAGAGCTTTGAAGAACTACGATTGCGGCATTACGAAGCTGCGGCAGCAGGAAACATCGAGGTCGCTGtccaagaagctcaagcttTGTATGCAGAGTCGATAAAGCAGATGGAGGCTGCTTTGAATGATGTTAATGGCGCTGTCAAGTTCATCCTCGACGGAATCAATGAGCATCCGAATCGGATCGACATCACGGAGGGGAAGGCAGGCCCTGCTTCTGGTCAAGGCCCGTCCCCGTTTGGTCAACCGGCTGCCGTGGCACAGACGTCTGCCTTTGGCCAGCCTTCGGCATTAGGCGGCGCGGGTGCCCCAGCCTTTGGCAAGCCGGCTGGATTTGGGCAACCATCGGCCTTCGGTCAACCCTCTACTCTGGGACAGACACCTGGCTTTGGACAACCTAGTGCCTTGGGTCAAAGTACCCCGTTTGGAAAGCCCTCAGCGCTTGGGCAACCTGCATTCGGAAAACCGGCATTCGGGCAACCCAGCTTTGGACAGCCTGCTTTTGGCCAGCCGTCAGCGCCAGGAACAGGGACAGGACCATTCGGTCAGCCAAGTACCACATCTCCGTTTGGTCAGATATCGAGTCAAAATCAGGGGCAAGGCGGCGGGTTTGCTCAGGCTGCTGGAGCAACGACTACTTCCCCGTTTGCAcaagctgctggtggccAACAGCCTGCGGCACCTACTGGATTTGGTCAAACTTCGACAACAACACAAACGTCAGCAACGCCCTTTGGACGACCTGTCCAGGCGCCATCGCCCTTCGGACAGCCTCAGGCACCGACAGCTCCTTTTGGCCAACCCGCTGCAGCCCCGAGCCCATTCGGAGCTGCGGCTCAACAGGCAACTCCGTCACCTTTCAATCAACCTACTGGAGGTTTTggtcaagcagctcaagcGGCTCCAACAACCTCAGCATCTAAACCGATCACAGACAATGGTCCTCCCCCAACGATCAAAATTGATGATCCAAATGAGTTGAATCCGATTCCACCTCTAAGTGGGCAGACGGTTAAGGACCCTATGACGCAGAGACTATCAATGTGGAAGGGTCAGCCGGTGAAGTACATTGACAACGTCCCTTGctatcttcatcctcaagaCCGTCAAACCTATGTTCGCATCTTTTTCCCGGATGGACCACCCGATCAAGCGAGCCTAAGAGATGCGCACGGCAAACCGGAAGAATACACACCAGAAGTCACCGAACAATATGAGTTTTTTTTGAAAAATGGCTATTTCAAAGACGGCGTTATACCCAGCGTGCCTCCCAAATCTGAGTGGGTGAGCTTCGATTTTTGA
- the S10a gene encoding 40S ribosomal protein uS10, with translation MSFQKPEKEFGEGPKVHKIRITLTSRKVASLEKVCSELIDRARSKSLQVKGPVRLPTKTLHISTRKTPCGEGSKTWDKYEMRIHKRLIDLLAPTETVKQIIINIEAGVEVEVTIAA, from the exons ATGTCTTTCCAGAAGCCTGAGAAGGAGTTCGGCGAAGGCCCC AAGGTCCACAAGATCCGTATCACCCTCACCTCTCGCAAGGTCGCCTCTCTCGAGAAGGTGTGCTCTGAGCTGATCGACCGTGCCCGCTCCAAGTCCCTCCAGGTCAAGGGCCCTGTCCGTCTCCCTACTAAGACTCTCCACATCTCCACCCGTAAGACCCCTTGCGGTGAGGGTTCCAAGACCTGGGACAAGTACGAGATGCGCATCCACAAGCGTCTCATTGA TCTCCTTGCCCCCACTGAGACCGTCAagcagatcatcatcaacatcgaggctggtgttgaggttgaggttACCATTGCCGCCTAG
- a CDS encoding ASCC2 family CUE domain-containing protein → MSGAIMEKLPPLAPVPPPAVQRSISHEEWESFLDAWILLLGIRIEASDSVFKEVVSKDEYTRGFLSSFYQQLATTNAPELRTGTKARTLRKCCFLLTRRLLLEAPTSPSEMLEWNFLGAMCCCYPSSSALKRLLSETWGRHHEAITSSLEKAKSIVIKRLSVPNPSGNLEVTSDIRLLTILCSALPPCGQVLMAGSDFIDTLSDAYQSERRVDFHKVLVANVYVGLTSLLKGAKPNLSLLLDQLFGLKASAGVGTPTAKREPTILSDLICSSDLLARLERYLNMHPQKRGEDLLSSLRSYRDESKAFHHRYQKQRKKTDKGKGRVLDLPTAENMHVHKMSLVTQVQDLFPDLGSGYIVRLLDHYGDNPEAVVAHLLDDSLPPELQELDQSEQLPVSETSPRHDPLPPHATPPEIPSPAAPAPRKNIFDNDVDLAELARSADQARQGKLHFGRRDSDLTADTILADRSQHAVNKAAIMSALAAFDSDDDEHDDTYDVADVGGTVDGLTAVTDAEADADIRNRRAEDLDMTLFQAYKANPALFARDSATRRSQPRASLKRETGMTDEAIEGWSVMLARDPKRLAKLEDRFTMLAGAPGGALAQPELPSTAYRKPGPREDGESDSDTDQPSSASGGRGGPRRGGGRGGRRGGGGGRARRGGTNAGASGDQNPTVARQRKEENKASRANHNRRQQRARKIARGGGMPG, encoded by the coding sequence ATGAGCGGCGCGATCATGGAAAAATTGCCACCTCTCGCACCAGTCCCGCCGCCCGCAGTACAGAGGAGCATATCACATGAAGAATGGGAATCATTTCTGGATGCATGGATTCTACTTCTAGGGATACGCATCGAAGCTTCTGATTCAGTATTTAAGGAGGTTGTCTCCAAAGATGAGTATACGAGGGGCTTTTTATCGTCTTTCTACCAACAGCTCGCCACGACAAATGCGCCTGAGCTACGGACAGGGACGAAGGCACGAACATTACGGAAGTGTTGTTTCTTGCTGACGAGGAGACTTCTCTTGGAGGCGCCTACTTCACCATCTGAAATGCTAGAATGGAATTTCCTCGGTGCTATGTGCTGTTGTTATCCATCAAGCTCGGCTTTGAAGAGGTTGTTGTCCGAAACATGGGGTAGACACCATGAGGCAATAACATCCAGTCTCGAGAAAGCAAAGTCCATAGTTATCAAGCGACTCTCAGTACCGAACCCATCGGGGAATTTGGAAGTAACATCTGACATCCGCTTGCTGACGATATTGTGTTCTGCACTTCCTCCTTGCGGCCAGGTGCTTATGGCTGGTTCCGACTTCATAGACACACTCTCTGACGCGTATCAGTCCGAGAGGAGAGTTGATTTTCACAAGGTTCTTGTTGCGAACGTCTATGTTGGCTTGACCTCTTTGTTGAAAGGAGCCAAGCCCAACTTATCGTTGCTTCTGGATCAATTGTTTGGCTTAAAAGCGAGCGCTGGGGTGGGCACTCCAACGGCAAAGAGAGAGCCTACAATACTTTCAGATCTAATCTGCAGCTCAGATCTATTAGCCCGTCTGGAGAGGTACTTGAATATGCATCCGCAAAAACGGGGTGAAGATCTACTATCCAGCTTGCGGTCGTATCGGGATGAGTCGAAAGCATTCCACCACCGGTATcagaagcaaaggaagaagacggaCAAAGGCAAAGGTCGTGTCTTAGATCTTCCTACTGCCGAGAATATGCATGTCCACAAGATGTCACTCGTGACACAGGTGCAAGATCTCTTCCCTGATTTGGGCTCCGGGTACATCGTTCGATTGCTCGATCACTACGGCGACAACCCAGAGGCGGTCGTCGCACACCTTCTGGATGACTCTCTACCACCTGAACTTCAAGAACTCGATCAATCCGAGCAACTTCCTGTCTCAGAAACGTCACCCCGTCACGACCCTCTACCCCCACACGCAACTCCACCAGAAATACCATCGCCCGCCGCACCGGCCCCTCGCAAGAACATCTTCGACAACGATGTCGACCTCGCCGAACTAGCCCGCTCAGCCGACCAGGCCAGGCAAGGCAAATTGCATTTCGGCCGCAGAGATTCAGATCTCACCGCGGACACCATCCTAGCTGACCGCAGCCAGCACGCCGTCAACAAGGCAGCCATCATGTCCGCACTGGCAGCCTTCGactctgatgatgacgagcACGACGACACGTACGACGTCGCCGACGTTGGTGGCACAGTCGACGGCCTCACCGCAGTCAcagatgccgaagcagacgCCGACATCCGCAATCGTAGAGCCGAGGACCTCGACATGACCCTCTTCCAAGCCTACAAGGCCAACCCGGCCCTCTTCGCCCGTGATTCTGCCACGCGCCGCTCACAACCTCGGGCATCGCTCAAGCGCGAGACCGGCATGACTGACGAGGCCATTGAGGGCTGGAGCGTAATGTTGGCCCGAGATCCAAAGCGTTTGGCCAAGTTGGAAGACCGATTTACGATGTTGGCTGGTGCTCCGGGCGGCGCCTTGGCGCAGCCTGAACTGCCGTCGACGGCGTACAGGAAGCCTGGGCCTAGAGAGGATGGTGAATCAGATAGTGACACCGATCAGCCCAGTTCCGCTTCTGGTGGCAGAGGAGGTCCCCGACGGGGCGGTGGTCGCGGTGGTCGACGaggtggcggtggtggcaGGGCGCGCAGAGGAGGGACTAATGctggagcttctggagaCCAGAACCCCACTGTGGCTCGAcaaaggaaggaagaaaatAAGGCTAGCAGGGCGAATCACAACAGACGCCAACAGAGAGCCAGGAAGATTGCCCGGGGTGGTGGCATGCCAGGTTGA